From Desulfuromonas sp.:
AACATCAGCTCCATATCCTGCCTGATCGCGTCCTTGTCGTTACGCAGGTAGGCACCCATTTCAAGGTTTTCGAGGACCGACATATTCGGAAAAATACGCCGGCCTTCCGGCACCTGGACAACGCCGAGGGAGACAATCCGGTCGCCACTTGTCTTCTGAATCGGGCTGCCCATGAACAGGACCTCGCCGCTTTTCGGCGGTACGATCCCGCTGATCGACATCAGGGTCGTTGATTTGCCGGCGCCATTGGCACCGATCAGGCAGATAATCTCTCCTTCACCGACATTGATCGAAACATTCTTCAGGGCCTGGATATTACCATAATAAGTATTGATGTTTCTCAGCTCAAGCATAGTCTATCCCACCGCTTCTTCGCCCAAGTATGCCTCGATAACACTCGAATTGTTCCGAATTTCCAGGGGCGTTCCATTGGCGATCTCCTTGCCGTACTCCATGACATAAATCCGGTCGGAAATATTCATCACCAGTTTCATGTCGTGTTCGATCAGCAGGATCGCCATCTTCCCTTCATTGCGAATCCGTTCAATCAGGGCATCGAGG
This genomic window contains:
- the livF gene encoding branched-chain amino acid ABC transporter ATP-binding protein (with LivGHMJ and LivGHMK is part of the high-affinity branched-chain amino acid transport system; LivFGHMK is specific for the transport of leucine, while LivFGHMJ is a transporter for leucine, isoleucine, and valine), with protein sequence MLELRNINTYYGNIQALKNVSINVGEGEIICLIGANGAGKSTTLMSISGIVPPKSGEVLFMGSPIQKTSGDRIVSLGVVQVPEGRRIFPNMSVLENLEMGAYLRNDKDAIRQDMELMFDLFPILAQRRGQMGGTLSGGEQQMLAISRALMARPKLLLLDEPSLGLAPLIIKQIFETIKKINEEQKTTIFLVEQNANQALKLADRGYVMENGAITLSDTAENLLNDEEVKKAYLGI